A region from the Acipenser ruthenus chromosome 13, fAciRut3.2 maternal haplotype, whole genome shotgun sequence genome encodes:
- the LOC117417803 gene encoding beta-microseminoprotein-like, with the protein MKYFLFITVVLLACTSLCNAQCYVELLNFDPKNPVAGCTDKRGVVHPIGSQWKDKDCFQCSCSDSTIECCGTIPQYVGLPEHCEMVVNKEDCTYEVINKKDPSDKCIPTGAIL; encoded by the exons atg AAATACTTCCTCTTTATCACAGTCGTACTTCTTGCCTGCACGTCGCTGTGCAATGCACAGTGCTACGTTGAGCTACTGAACTTTGACCCTAAAAATCCTG TTGCAGGCTGTACAGATAAGAGAGGTGTGGTTCATCCAATTGGTTCTCAATGGAAGGACAAGGATTGTTTCCAGTGCAGTTGCAGTGATTCTACCATTGAATGCTGTGGCAC GATTCCACAATATGTGGGGCTTCCTGAGCACTGTGAGATGGTGGTGAACAAGGAGGATTGCACCTATGAAGTGATTAACAAGAAAGATCCATCCGACAAGTGCATACCGACAGGAGCGATTCTTTAG